The genomic DNA TTTTTGGTCCGTCAAGCGAGAGACAAGTCCGAGGACCATCGCTTCAGGGTTCTCTGGTAGGCCCATCTCTCGTTGTAGGGCTGCTTTGCACTCCGCCTTTCCTTCCTTGTAGTTCTGAAAGTTGTACTGCATGGCAATATGAGGATCGGACTCGGGGTTCCAGATCGACATGTCGACTCCGTTCAGAATGCCAATATAGTCTTCCCCGCGATTCTCCAGAACGGGATCGAGACCGTAGCCAAACTCAGGGAGGCAGGTTTCTTTGGCGTATGTCGGGCTGACAGTCGTCACGATATCCGCCATAGCGATCCCCCCTTTCAGCAAATTCAAGTTTCCGAAATACTCAAGTTGCTCCCAGTTGAAATATCTGGAATTCATGCCTGTATTGAGCATTTGTAAACTTGGAAACTCACCATGAAAGGCCATGTTGTGAATGGTGTAGACCGTCCCAATGTTTCCAAGTTCGCCCTGATGTTCCCGTTCTTGAAGGATGAGCCCCGGGACGAGGCCGGTTTGCCAATCGTTGGCATGAATGATGTCTGGTCTGAAGAAATGCCTGGCGACTTCTACGGCAGCCCGGCTGAAGAACAGAAAACGTTCGGCATTATCTCCGTAGTCGTGGCCATTTTCGAGATAGAGTCCGTCTCGATCAAAGAAATGAGGACGATCGACTAAGAAGACGCGCACCTCGCTATCGGGGATTTTTGTCTCGAAAATGTCCGCCGTGAGTGTTGTGTGCAACATCTCGAAAGTAACCTGACCGACGATTTCCCCCCGGTCTGATTCTGGAATGTGTCGGCGATAACAGGGCATGACAAGTGCAACTTCATGCTCACTCGCAACGAGCGCTTTAGACAGTCCAGTCGCCACATCAGCGAGCCCTCCGGTTTTCGCAAACGGAACTGCTTCCGATGTGACCATCATAATCCGCATTCTGGACTCCATGTTTGATAAAGCGAAACAGCAAAGGCCGATCATCCAAGATCACAAGCTTTGCAAAGTTAGCTGATGTTCTACACAAACCAAATCGAAACCTTTGAAATTCAGCAATTTGGATTTATTGAGAAGAGAGAAACCCCATGTCAGCAGTCGTGGAATTGATATACTGACCTTATCAAGTTGTAATGCAATCTCACTGGGATATCACCAAAAGCAAATCGAGGCGTCGACGATGAAAACTACTGCGAGTGTTGAGATTGACCGCCCGATTGAAGATGTTTTTGACCTCACGATTCATCATGTCGCTGAATGGAGCGATGTTGTCATTGAGGATCAAATAATTGAAGAAACTCCAGATGTTGTCGGTACAACATTTCGATCGATCACAGAAAATCAGGGGGAGCAGATGGTCTTCGAAGGGGTCGTCACTCAGTATCAATACCCAAATTTAAATGCGATTCAACTCGTCGGTCAATTATTTGACATTGATGCCGCATATTTCTTCGAGCGAATCACTTCTCACAAAACCAAAGTGACTCAGGTCTCTGATGTTAGACCCAAAGGAGGGTTGAAGATTATCTTTCTCCTTTTCGGGTGGCTTATGAAGACTGCAAGTTGCAAAGCGGCTGAGAAAGAACTGAACAACCTGAAGGAGTATTGCGAGCAACAGGAAGGCGCCATCTCATAACGCTTTCGCCCCCACCATTCGTTTTACATTCTCCGCAGCCAGAGCGGTTTGCTCTGCCGTTTGCCCGTGAAGAACGCATTTCTCCAGTAAAAATGCTGTTCGCCACGAGGGAGACCTGCAAACCAATTCGAAAGATGCTTTAAAAGAAACAGGAGATTGTGGACTTGTCTTTATTTGATCGGGTTCGCGATGAATCGATAGCCGGTGCCGCGGACCGAAAGCAAATGGTGCGGGTTGCTCTGGTCGTCTTCAATATACTTGCGAAGTCGCAACACGAAGTTGTCGATGGTCCGCGAGGTGACTTCCGCCCCCTGCTCCCAAACGTCTTTGAGAATTTTTGTTCGCGAGAGGACGTCACCTTCGTTCTCGATGAAGTAGCGTAGCAACTGCATTTCCATTGTTGTCAGTTGATGCTTCTCTCCATCTTTGATGACTTCAAAAGTCTTGAAATTGATCTGGATATTGCCGATTTGAAACTCTTCAATTTCGGTTGCGTGCTTCGGCGGAGGATCAATACGTGGCCGTTTGAGGAGATTTCGGACTCGACTGAGGAGTTCAGGCAAATTGAATGGTTTGGCGATGTACTGGTCTGTTCCGCAATCGAAAGCGTGTGATTTGTCTTCGCTGAGCGTCCGGGCACTGAGGACGATGATGGGAATGTTCTGGTCTCGTTCTCGAATTGCACGACAGATTTCGTAGCCGCTCATCCCAGGAAGCATCAGGTCGAGAATGATCAGATCGACGTCGTGAGAGTTCTCTTCGAAGTAAGAAAGCGTCGACGGACCATCACCGAGCACGACGGTTTCGTAACCTTCGGCGTCCATGTTGAAACGCAGGCCTTCGGCAATTGCCTCTTCGTCTTCAACGATCAGGATTCGTTTAGTTTTGTTTGACATCGATGAAAATTGCCCCTGAATCGAATTGTGAGTTCGATTGTCATTTTGCAGCGAATCAGAC from Thalassoglobus polymorphus includes the following:
- a CDS encoding SRPBCC family protein — encoded protein: MKTTASVEIDRPIEDVFDLTIHHVAEWSDVVIEDQIIEETPDVVGTTFRSITENQGEQMVFEGVVTQYQYPNLNAIQLVGQLFDIDAAYFFERITSHKTKVTQVSDVRPKGGLKIIFLLFGWLMKTASCKAAEKELNNLKEYCEQQEGAIS
- the glgA gene encoding glycogen synthase GlgA, with protein sequence MRIMMVTSEAVPFAKTGGLADVATGLSKALVASEHEVALVMPCYRRHIPESDRGEIVGQVTFEMLHTTLTADIFETKIPDSEVRVFLVDRPHFFDRDGLYLENGHDYGDNAERFLFFSRAAVEVARHFFRPDIIHANDWQTGLVPGLILQEREHQGELGNIGTVYTIHNMAFHGEFPSLQMLNTGMNSRYFNWEQLEYFGNLNLLKGGIAMADIVTTVSPTYAKETCLPEFGYGLDPVLENRGEDYIGILNGVDMSIWNPESDPHIAMQYNFQNYKEGKAECKAALQREMGLPENPEAMVLGLVSRLTDQKGLDLITKKATQILNANVQFAFLGAGDPRYEKILLKLQQDYPDKVAVYIGFQEGLAHRIEAGSDAFLMPSSFEPCGLNQQYSQIYGTPPIVHAVGGLTDSVVDVQRHTLDNGTATGFVFREYDADHFLDTVWRAVGMFVHHTEDWNKLVLNSMVKDSSWDRIAQEYTDVYERVIAKLG
- a CDS encoding response regulator transcription factor, giving the protein MSNKTKRILIVEDEEAIAEGLRFNMDAEGYETVVLGDGPSTLSYFEENSHDVDLIILDLMLPGMSGYEICRAIRERDQNIPIIVLSARTLSEDKSHAFDCGTDQYIAKPFNLPELLSRVRNLLKRPRIDPPPKHATEIEEFQIGNIQINFKTFEVIKDGEKHQLTTMEMQLLRYFIENEGDVLSRTKILKDVWEQGAEVTSRTIDNFVLRLRKYIEDDQSNPHHLLSVRGTGYRFIANPIK